In Tessaracoccus flavus, the following are encoded in one genomic region:
- the thrB gene encoding homoserine kinase has translation MRRLTVRVPATTANLGSGFDCVGMAFDWFDDLTLDVLEAPGIEVVVTGEGAGDVPLDERHLVVSSILDGLRAFGVAPPGMRLTCHNAIPHSRGLGSSAAAIVAGLTLAHGIARPGEPLDRAVITRLADEAEGHPDNVGAAVWGGAILAWSREGRVSLVQLPLPDGFAAVAFVPETECRTDEARSVLPDHVRRTDAVAQAIAAAALPLALTQRPDLLFDATRDLLHQTFRAPLMQPSYDLMLRLREAGVAAAISGAGPTVIAVGLPEQLAPVEGVGTAGFAVRRLLPAGGVELSESR, from the coding sequence ATGCGCAGACTCACCGTCCGGGTGCCCGCCACGACGGCGAACCTGGGCTCCGGCTTCGACTGCGTCGGGATGGCCTTCGACTGGTTCGACGACCTGACCCTCGACGTCCTTGAGGCGCCAGGGATCGAGGTGGTCGTGACGGGGGAGGGCGCCGGTGACGTCCCTCTCGACGAGAGGCACCTCGTCGTGAGCTCGATCCTCGATGGCCTGCGGGCCTTCGGCGTGGCCCCGCCCGGTATGCGGCTGACCTGCCACAACGCGATCCCCCACTCGCGCGGTCTCGGTTCCTCGGCGGCGGCCATCGTGGCCGGGCTGACGCTCGCCCACGGCATCGCACGGCCGGGCGAGCCGCTGGACCGGGCGGTGATCACACGGCTGGCCGACGAGGCCGAGGGACATCCCGACAACGTCGGCGCCGCCGTCTGGGGAGGCGCGATCCTCGCCTGGTCCAGGGAGGGCCGGGTCTCGCTGGTCCAGCTTCCGCTGCCGGACGGATTCGCCGCTGTCGCCTTCGTCCCGGAGACCGAGTGCCGCACCGACGAGGCCAGGTCAGTGCTGCCCGATCACGTCCGCAGGACCGACGCCGTGGCCCAGGCGATCGCCGCCGCCGCGCTTCCGCTCGCCCTCACGCAGCGTCCGGATCTGCTCTTCGACGCCACCAGGGACCTGCTCCACCAGACCTTCCGCGCGCCGCTGATGCAGCCGTCCTACGACCTCATGCTGCGTCTGCGGGAGGCGGGCGTTGCCGCAGCCATCTCAGGCGCCGGGCCGACGGTCATCGCCGTCGGCCTGCCGGAGCAGCTGGCCCCCGTCGAGGGCGTCGGCACCGCGGGTTTCGCGGTGCGGCGGCTCCTGCCGGCCGGGGGAGTGGAACTGTCCGAAAGCCGGTAA
- a CDS encoding homoserine dehydrogenase, translated as MSKPLKVALLGAGVVGSQVARIILKEGGTLESRIGRRLELVGIGVRNAATQRPGIDPALITTDLEGLVSRGDLDIVIELIGGIEPALGLLRTAIANGASVVSANKALLADYLGELSRDADARGVDLYYEAAVAGAIPIIRPLRESLVGDDITAVMGIVNGTTNYILDKMVTEQVSYDSALAEAQQLGYAEADPTADVEGHDAAAKAAILAGLAFHTEVKREEVFCEGITSVTPDDIAAAELMGCTVKLLAIAKLTDDDRVIVKVHPAMVANKHPLASVSGAYNAIFVNSREAGELMFLGQGAGGAPTASAVMGDVVTVARNRHRGTAGHLGSAYTARQVAPIGESQAQFYVSFEVVDRPGVLARCAAVFGDHGVSLRVVQQSYIEGGERREGFAARLGVMTHVTQETNLSAVVEELGRADFVGSEIRVMRVEGF; from the coding sequence ATGAGCAAGCCGTTGAAGGTCGCCCTGCTGGGCGCGGGTGTGGTCGGATCCCAGGTGGCCCGCATCATCCTCAAAGAGGGTGGCACCCTCGAGTCGCGGATCGGCCGCAGGCTCGAGCTGGTGGGCATCGGCGTCCGGAACGCCGCAACCCAGCGCCCCGGCATCGACCCGGCGCTGATCACCACCGACCTCGAGGGGCTGGTGTCCCGCGGCGACCTCGACATCGTGATCGAGCTGATCGGCGGTATCGAGCCGGCGCTCGGGCTGCTGCGCACCGCCATCGCCAACGGCGCCTCGGTCGTCAGCGCAAACAAGGCGTTGCTGGCCGACTACCTCGGCGAGCTCTCCCGCGACGCCGACGCCAGGGGGGTCGACCTCTACTACGAGGCTGCAGTGGCCGGGGCCATCCCGATCATCCGCCCCCTGCGCGAGTCGTTGGTCGGCGACGACATCACCGCCGTCATGGGCATCGTCAACGGGACCACCAACTACATCCTCGACAAGATGGTCACCGAGCAGGTGAGCTACGACTCTGCCCTGGCCGAGGCCCAGCAGCTCGGGTACGCCGAGGCGGACCCGACCGCCGACGTCGAGGGTCACGATGCCGCGGCCAAGGCCGCCATCCTCGCCGGCCTCGCCTTCCACACCGAGGTGAAGCGGGAGGAGGTCTTCTGCGAGGGCATCACGTCGGTGACCCCCGACGACATCGCCGCGGCGGAGCTGATGGGCTGCACGGTCAAGCTGCTGGCCATCGCCAAGCTCACCGACGATGACCGCGTGATCGTCAAGGTGCACCCGGCGATGGTGGCCAACAAGCATCCGCTCGCGTCCGTCTCCGGCGCCTACAACGCCATCTTCGTCAACTCCCGCGAGGCGGGGGAACTGATGTTCCTCGGTCAGGGAGCCGGCGGCGCCCCGACCGCGTCCGCGGTCATGGGCGATGTCGTGACCGTCGCCCGCAACCGCCACCGCGGCACCGCCGGTCACCTCGGATCGGCCTACACGGCCCGGCAGGTGGCGCCCATCGGAGAGTCGCAGGCGCAGTTCTACGTCAGCTTCGAGGTCGTCGACCGTCCCGGCGTGCTCGCCCGCTGCGCTGCGGTCTTCGGCGATCACGGCGTCAGCCTGAGGGTCGTCCAGCAGAGCTACATCGAGGGCGGGGAGCGCCGGGAGGGCTTCGCCGCCAGGCTCGGGGTCATGACCCACGTCACGCAGGAGACGAACCTGTCGGCCGTCGTCGAGGAGCTGGGCCGGGCGGACTTCGTCGGATCGGAGATCCGGGTCATGCGGGTTGAAGGGTTCTGA